The window CCAGCACAACCGACAGGCGGTACGGGCGCATCGAGGCCTCCGGGGATCAGCGAGTGGTATGCCCCCACATGTCCCCGTCGTTGGCCAGGATGTAGGTCTTGCTGCGCCACTTGGCGTGACCGTCGGCGAAGACACAGTTGCCGCCGTCGTTGTGGCGGCTGGAGATCCCGTACTGGTAGACGTCGTTCCACGACGGCGGATAGCCGGCGTGCCCGGCCGGACACCAGGCCACGGGGTTGCCGCCGTTGCCCTCGACGCCGCCCGTCCGTGCGCCGTTCTGCGCGTCACAGAACAGCATCTTCTCGGCGGGCATGGTCAGTTGCGCCAGAGAGATGGCCGCGGCGCCCCAGTTCAGGTCAATGATGAGGTGCAGGATGTTGGCCCCCATGCCCTGCGTCGTCCCTGTCTGGCTGGGGCAGATCCACACCTGGTCGTTCTTGATGTAGGGGTTGAGCATCTCCCACACGGGATGCCACACGTTGGCCGGGCTCTGGGTGCAGTAGCCGACCAGCTTCTCGTCGTAGTCGGCCGAGTACTGGATGACGGCGAGGGCCAATTGCTTGCAGTTGGACAGACAGGCCGTCTGGCGCGCCTTCTCCCGCGCCTTGGCGAACACCGGGAACAGGATCGCCGCCAGGATGGCGATGATGGCGATCACGACCAGTAACTCGATCAGCGTGAAACCTCTGCGCATCAACGGGACCTCCTTCAGTACGAGACGATGACCGTCATGGTTTGTGTGTCAGCTTCCACACATCATTCATCAGCGGCCACGAGTTTCCTGCCACGACCCACAGGCTGTCGCCATAGACGTAGATCGTCGGTTCGTGACGGCCGCTCCACATCGGGTCGGATCTGGCCTCCGTCCAGTTGACCCCGTCGGCGGTGTACCAGCTCTCCGCGAAGTTCTTGCTCTCGCGGTTGGAGAAGCCGCCGATGATCCAGAGCCTCCCGGCGTACTCCCGCGCCACAAACCACATGCGCTCGGCCCATGG is drawn from bacterium and contains these coding sequences:
- a CDS encoding prepilin-type N-terminal cleavage/methylation domain-containing protein, coding for MRRGFTLIELLVVIAIIAILAAILFPVFAKAREKARQTACLSNCKQLALAVIQYSADYDEKLVGYCTQSPANVWHPVWEMLNPYIKNDQVWICPSQTGTTQGMGANILHLIIDLNWGAAAISLAQLTMPAEKMLFCDAQNGARTGGVEGNGGNPVAWCPAGHAGYPPSWNDVYQYGISSRHNDGGNCVFADGHAKWRSKTYILANDGDMWGHTTR